One genomic region from Cydia amplana chromosome Z, ilCydAmpl1.1, whole genome shotgun sequence encodes:
- the LOC134661760 gene encoding LOW QUALITY PROTEIN: uncharacterized protein LOC134661760 (The sequence of the model RefSeq protein was modified relative to this genomic sequence to represent the inferred CDS: deleted 1 base in 1 codon; substituted 2 bases at 2 genomic stop codons), which yields MFSSKQHLRKRTPENGTDREEFLSLLVDEYLNSNTYDAKCQVLANLANFGYDPLNYDYIRRVGVLDIFLYVLKNESDVTLLHFACAGICNLCIDHLNAEYILANAGFKPIINQLGSQHCETVADAITILISLYHKGTESYINTTEVIQRMHDLTKSDDKRLVNLASLFLNSTHNXNHGKSXTTTLKMLSNRFPFLVANNKNYQKICKLHTTSFSSTAFKAGDKIRIQKTLTQKDLDAFSNLTSDHNPLHKNNGNKRPIVHGALLNGLVAGLIGTHLPGPGTVLVSQTMKFPNKCFVGEKLTISVELVDVRKILKVKFFCIVEEEKKVVFEGEAKLMLAKDC from the exons ATGTTCTCTAGCAAACAACATCTTCGGAAACGTACTCCCGAAAATGGTACTGACCGAGAAGAGTTTTTGTCATTGTTAGTGGAcgagtatttaaattctaatacgTATG ATGCAAAGTGCCAAGTGTTAGCTAATTTGGCTAATTTTGGGTACGATCCCTTGAATTATGATTACATCCGACGAGTTGGAGTCCTGGACATATTCCTGTATGTTTTGAAGAATGAATCTGACGTCACTTTGCTTCACTTCGCCTGTGCAGGGATTTGCAACTTGTGCATAG ATCATCTGAATGCAGAATACATTTTGGCAAATGCCGGGTTCAAACCAATTATCAACCAGTTAGGAAGCCAACACTGTGAAACTGTTGCTGATGCAATCACTATATTAATCAGTTTATACCACAAGGGGACGGAATCTTATATAAATACAACTGAAGTAATACAGCGCATGCACGACTTAACCAAATCGGATGACAAAAGGCTTGTAAATTTAGCTTCTTTGTTCCTCAATAGTACTCATAATTAGAATCATGGC AAAAGTTGAACGACAACCCTCAAGATGTTGTCAAACAGATTTCCATTTCTAGTTGCCAACAACAAAAATTATCAGAAAATTTGTAAACTACACACGACATCGTTTAGCAGTACAGCTTTCAAAGCCGGCGATAAAATTCGAATACAAAAGACATTGACTCAGAAAGATCTCGATGCATTTTCAAATCTCACAAGTGATCATAATCCTCTGCACAAGAATAATGGCAACAAGAGACCCATCGTGCACGGCGCGCTGCTGAACGGCCTGGTGGCCGGCCTCATTGGCACGCACCTGCCGGGCCCGGGCACCGTCCTCGTGTCTCAGACCATGAAGTTTCCAAATAAATGCTTTGTTGGTGAAAAGCTGACTATAAGCGTGGAACTGGTAGATGTTAGAAAGATCCTCAAAGTGAAGTTCTTTTGTATTGTTGAAGAGGAAAAGAAGGTTGTGTTCGAGGGCGAGGCTAAACTCATGCTAGCCAAAGACTGTTAA